One Verrucomicrobiia bacterium genomic region harbors:
- a CDS encoding mucoidy inhibitor MuiA family protein, translating to MKIVSFFIVAFCLAQNYAAAMSQVFANSTIEQVTVYEDRAKIERVAEENLPAGKAVVIFTNLPLAIDRSSVNVSGASKNQTKILGIEIREEYLEAASNPAVEQLKTEIQTVSDRKKILTDENAMWGEQLDFLRKARQSSSETESSQANRFEELRKLYEFQQQEISRILERQREITVLLRPIDNELARLQQELDRVSSGDATQSLQVLVAVESDQATEAKLLLSYVIGNASWSPEYTARVNTDQSTVELSTYGVVQQGTGEDWSDVKLWLSTARPSIGGRMPDLHPQWINLFEPRPSVAKDGVYKREARASAPMPMMEVAEEVQSNFAAGKLSRDQKSNSILVEGARLDSRGFNTVFEIKMPTTIPSDGEAHKNMIGVKSFTSKLDYVTTPKLAELAYLRAKLTNTTEFPLLAGTVNLFRDGDFVGKSHVNFIAAGAGFDFYLGVDDAIKITRKILKDQAGESGLVSKKKTLSHQYEITVENFRNKTQTITVFDQIPVLKNEAIRLEDVSYTPKPTETKDETGEVNWQLQVPAGKKETVKLGYQIEWPSDKNLSGI from the coding sequence ATGAAAATTGTTTCCTTTTTTATCGTTGCTTTTTGTTTGGCTCAAAATTATGCCGCGGCAATGTCTCAAGTCTTTGCTAATTCAACCATTGAACAAGTTACGGTTTATGAAGATCGCGCTAAAATTGAGCGCGTAGCGGAAGAAAACTTGCCAGCGGGCAAGGCGGTGGTGATTTTTACGAATCTTCCTCTGGCTATAGATCGATCGAGCGTGAATGTTTCCGGAGCTTCGAAAAATCAAACCAAGATTCTGGGTATTGAAATTCGCGAAGAATATTTGGAGGCCGCTTCTAATCCTGCAGTGGAACAATTAAAGACGGAAATCCAAACGGTTAGCGATCGAAAGAAAATTTTAACCGATGAAAATGCCATGTGGGGTGAGCAGTTAGATTTTTTGCGAAAAGCGCGTCAGAGTTCTTCCGAAACCGAATCGTCTCAAGCAAATCGTTTTGAGGAATTGCGAAAGCTTTATGAATTTCAACAGCAGGAGATTAGTCGTATTTTAGAAAGACAACGGGAAATTACAGTATTATTACGGCCGATTGATAACGAGTTGGCTCGTCTACAGCAAGAGTTAGATAGAGTCTCTTCGGGTGATGCCACACAAAGTCTTCAAGTGCTGGTTGCAGTGGAATCCGATCAAGCGACAGAAGCTAAACTTTTGCTGAGTTATGTGATTGGAAATGCTTCGTGGTCACCGGAATACACGGCGCGCGTTAATACGGATCAATCCACAGTTGAACTTTCGACTTATGGCGTAGTGCAACAAGGTACTGGCGAAGATTGGAGTGATGTGAAGCTTTGGCTTTCCACAGCGCGACCTAGTATAGGTGGTCGTATGCCAGATTTGCATCCGCAATGGATAAATTTATTTGAACCGCGACCTTCAGTGGCAAAAGATGGGGTTTATAAACGAGAAGCGCGAGCGTCGGCTCCGATGCCTATGATGGAAGTAGCAGAAGAAGTGCAAAGCAATTTTGCAGCTGGGAAATTGAGTAGAGACCAAAAATCAAACAGCATCTTAGTGGAAGGCGCGCGATTAGATAGTCGCGGTTTTAATACTGTGTTTGAAATTAAAATGCCCACTACCATTCCTAGTGATGGTGAGGCGCATAAAAATATGATTGGTGTGAAATCGTTTACTAGCAAACTCGACTACGTGACCACTCCTAAATTGGCTGAACTGGCTTATTTGCGAGCAAAATTGACTAACACCACGGAATTTCCCTTGCTAGCTGGCACGGTAAACCTTTTTCGCGATGGCGATTTTGTGGGTAAAAGTCATGTAAACTTTATTGCCGCAGGCGCAGGGTTTGATTTTTATCTCGGTGTCGATGATGCGATTAAAATCACGCGCAAAATTTTGAAAGACCAAGCGGGCGAGAGCGGACTCGTTAGCAAAAAGAAAACTCTTTCACATCAATACGAAATTACCGTGGAAAATTTTCGTAATAAAACTCAAACCATCACTGTTTTTGATCAAATTCCTGTGTTGAAAAATGAAGCCATTCGTCTTGAGGATGTGAGTTACACGCCAAAGCCTACTGAAACGAAAGACGAAACCGGCGAAGTGAATTGGCAGCTTCAAGTGCCCGCAGGCAAGAAAGAAACTGTGAAATTGGGTTATCAAATCGAGTGGCCCTCAGACAAAAATTTGAGCGGGATTTAG
- a CDS encoding type II toxin-antitoxin system Phd/YefM family antitoxin has product MTSTYSITEAQAKLPSLVKKAEDRPIVITRRDKVVGYLLSPERMESILETLEIMADPKAMKAIRDAEAGKGKYYPLSILDELDEK; this is encoded by the coding sequence ATGACATCTACGTATTCTATTACCGAAGCCCAAGCTAAATTACCGTCGCTGGTTAAAAAGGCTGAGGATCGGCCTATTGTCATTACCCGTCGAGATAAAGTGGTTGGCTATCTTTTATCACCAGAACGAATGGAGTCTATTTTGGAAACTCTTGAAATCATGGCTGATCCCAAGGCGATGAAAGCGATTCGTGATGCAGAAGCGGGAAAAGGCAAATATTATCCTCTTTCTATTTTGGATGAATTGGATGAGAAATGA
- a CDS encoding VWA domain-containing protein, with product MNWQLENPSWLLLGLALWLVAYLRSQRGTSALVVPFAARWYRPSLVSFSRWPEFLAYVGLGLLVVALARPQHIVDQREVRREGYDLMLVIDLSKSMWAEDFQRGGRRINRLEAIRPVIEAFIRRRPNDRIGMVVFSGRAYTLAPLTFDHDWLQRQTDRLRIGMVEDGTAIGDGLGVALSRLEQSKRQEGVKRKGAFIILLTDGANNRGSLAPEQAADLAQQRGIPVYAIGAGRDGIIPMPFFDADGNLLGLRPSQSDLDEPTLRMIAQVTGGDYFRAYDADTISGAFEAIDVAKKIEFQAKSYRLTEELFMWFAVPGLACLLVAFGLVLREQGFSWRVTREKEETVL from the coding sequence ATGAATTGGCAATTGGAAAATCCAAGTTGGTTGTTGTTAGGGTTGGCATTGTGGTTGGTGGCGTATTTGCGAAGTCAACGTGGAACGTCAGCTTTAGTGGTGCCATTTGCAGCGCGATGGTATCGACCGAGTTTGGTTTCTTTTTCGCGTTGGCCAGAATTTTTGGCTTATGTGGGGTTGGGGTTGTTGGTGGTGGCTTTGGCGCGACCACAACATATTGTGGATCAGCGTGAGGTGCGAAGAGAGGGTTATGATTTAATGTTGGTGATTGATTTATCTAAGAGCATGTGGGCGGAAGATTTTCAACGGGGGGGAAGGCGGATCAATCGATTGGAGGCGATTCGTCCTGTGATTGAAGCTTTTATTCGACGGCGTCCGAATGATCGCATTGGTATGGTAGTTTTTTCAGGGCGCGCTTATACGTTGGCGCCTTTGACGTTTGATCATGATTGGTTGCAGAGGCAGACGGATCGATTGCGAATTGGGATGGTGGAGGATGGAACGGCAATTGGCGATGGGTTGGGCGTGGCTTTATCGCGTTTGGAACAGAGTAAGCGTCAAGAGGGAGTAAAGCGGAAGGGAGCTTTTATTATTTTGTTAACGGATGGCGCGAATAATCGAGGGTCGCTCGCTCCAGAGCAAGCTGCGGATTTGGCGCAGCAACGGGGCATTCCGGTTTATGCAATTGGAGCGGGTCGCGATGGTATTATTCCGATGCCTTTTTTTGATGCGGATGGAAATTTATTGGGCTTAAGACCTTCGCAGTCGGATTTGGATGAGCCGACGCTTCGGATGATTGCTCAGGTGACGGGGGGAGATTATTTTCGAGCTTATGATGCAGACACTATTTCTGGGGCGTTTGAAGCGATTGATGTAGCTAAGAAAATTGAGTTTCAGGCTAAATCGTATCGACTGACGGAGGAGTTATTTATGTGGTTTGCGGTGCCTGGTTTGGCTTGTTTATTGGTAGCGTTTGGGTTGGTTTTGCGAGAGCAAGGTTTTTCGTGGCGTGTGACGCGTGAGAAGGAGGAGACGGTTTTATGA
- a CDS encoding ABC transporter permease has product MIELKNIKKIYRQGSIEVPALRGVDLKIERGEFVAIMGHSGSGKSTLLQILGLLDKPTSGQHHFLNQDIPHLKEDALAELRAEEIGFVFQQFHLLSRTSALDNVSLPLIYQRQAKRQLDPKTVLERVGLGTRIHHLPNELSGGQQQRVAIARALIRNPNLILADEPTGNLDSASGREIMTLFQELNRQGITIILVTHEPSIADYANRIIKVQDGWICSDETKNQIAAEKVSEKITSATSAPPSPTHKMLQLLHTQLRQAGRALLANKLRTCLSTLGIVIGVGAVVAMLALGRGAQKSVKDQLSGLGSNRITIRPNVQYVGGVRLQIGSVSRLTLNEVRSIQQSIPEVKVVVPIVRSRAQVVFGNKNSNTEIVGTTPDYVEIYSVKPQYGRFFTLEQDANRERVALLGSTVVRELFVDQNPIGQMIKINRISFRVIGILPTKGTTGPRDEDDMIIIPLQTAMRRLIGKLYLDSIDVAAADSSVVDQAQNSILELSRTWPKTPNSEGDSYRVDNLASVQEAFSAIARVLSIILAAIAGISLVVGGIGIMNIMLVSVTERTREIGLRKAIGARNFDILSQILIESVMLCFAGGLVGIGLGWVLILIAAKVTGWTLSISFASILLACGFSATIGIIFGLWPARVASLKHPIEALRYE; this is encoded by the coding sequence ATGATCGAGTTAAAAAATATCAAAAAAATTTATCGCCAAGGCTCCATCGAAGTGCCTGCTTTGCGCGGGGTCGATCTAAAAATCGAACGTGGTGAATTCGTAGCCATCATGGGTCACTCCGGCTCGGGTAAATCCACTCTTTTGCAAATTCTTGGCCTTCTCGACAAACCCACTTCCGGCCAACACCACTTTTTAAACCAAGACATTCCTCACCTGAAAGAAGATGCGCTCGCAGAATTGCGCGCGGAAGAAATCGGTTTTGTTTTTCAACAATTTCACCTGCTTTCACGCACAAGCGCTTTGGATAATGTGTCGCTTCCGCTCATCTATCAAAGACAAGCCAAACGCCAACTCGATCCCAAAACAGTTTTAGAACGCGTGGGTCTCGGCACTCGCATTCATCATCTTCCCAACGAACTTTCCGGAGGACAACAACAACGCGTAGCCATTGCTCGCGCCTTGATTCGCAATCCTAACTTAATCTTGGCTGATGAACCCACGGGCAATTTAGATTCTGCAAGCGGTCGCGAAATCATGACTCTCTTTCAAGAACTCAATCGTCAAGGCATCACCATCATCCTCGTGACACACGAACCCAGTATCGCCGATTACGCGAATCGCATTATTAAAGTTCAAGATGGCTGGATTTGCAGTGATGAAACTAAAAACCAAATTGCAGCAGAAAAAGTTTCAGAAAAAATAACTTCCGCCACTTCAGCGCCTCCTTCGCCAACCCATAAAATGCTTCAGTTGCTTCACACCCAACTACGCCAAGCCGGTCGCGCTTTACTGGCCAATAAACTTCGCACCTGCCTTTCCACTCTTGGCATTGTGATTGGTGTCGGTGCGGTCGTTGCCATGCTTGCGCTAGGTCGTGGTGCACAAAAATCAGTCAAAGATCAACTGTCCGGTTTAGGTTCTAATCGCATCACCATTCGCCCCAATGTCCAATATGTGGGCGGTGTTCGACTTCAAATTGGTTCCGTCAGCCGATTGACACTCAACGAAGTTCGATCCATTCAACAATCCATTCCTGAAGTCAAAGTCGTAGTGCCTATCGTCCGCAGCCGCGCTCAAGTCGTTTTTGGCAATAAAAATAGCAACACAGAAATTGTAGGAACCACACCGGATTATGTAGAAATCTATTCTGTTAAACCACAATACGGACGCTTTTTCACTTTAGAACAAGATGCCAATCGCGAACGCGTGGCGCTTTTAGGCTCAACCGTTGTTCGCGAACTTTTCGTCGACCAAAATCCCATCGGTCAAATGATCAAAATCAATCGCATTTCCTTTCGCGTCATTGGCATTTTACCCACCAAAGGAACCACCGGTCCACGTGATGAAGATGACATGATTATTATACCATTGCAAACCGCTATGCGACGACTCATAGGTAAATTATATTTGGACTCCATCGACGTCGCAGCAGCCGACAGCAGCGTCGTGGATCAAGCGCAAAATTCCATTTTAGAATTAAGCCGAACCTGGCCCAAAACTCCCAACTCTGAAGGTGATAGCTACCGAGTCGATAACCTGGCTTCCGTTCAAGAAGCTTTCTCCGCTATCGCACGAGTGCTCTCCATCATTCTCGCCGCCATCGCCGGTATATCTCTCGTTGTAGGAGGCATCGGCATCATGAATATCATGCTCGTTTCCGTAACCGAACGCACACGCGAAATCGGCTTAAGAAAAGCCATTGGCGCACGAAATTTTGATATCCTTTCCCAAATTTTAATTGAATCCGTCATGCTCTGTTTCGCTGGCGGTCTTGTCGGCATTGGTTTAGGTTGGGTTCTTATTTTGATCGCCGCCAAAGTCACCGGTTGGACTCTCAGTATTTCTTTTGCTTCCATCCTATTGGCCTGCGGCTTTTCCGCTACTATCGGTATTATTTTCGGCCTTTGGCCAGCGCGCGTCGCTTCCTTAAAACACCCCATTGAGGCATTGCGCTATGAATAA
- a CDS encoding efflux RND transporter periplasmic adaptor subunit: MKKILFFLILLTLLASLSFILIRKFSPSPQSSPPEIVQVKRGNLNVTIQATATIKPENRLEIKPPLAGRAETVEVDLGAKVKQGQVLAWMSSSERAALLDAARAKGSNELAYWQEIYKATPLVAPLDGLIISRSLVPGQVVQSTETVFIMSDRLIAQADLDETDLGKVKMNQKAEVTLDGFPDIALTGKVYKIAYDSVTVNNVTTYQVDVEFNKIPEFLRSGMTANVKFLIEQRKNVLLIPEDTVQNQNTVLVTDGKNQTPRTIKLGLSDGQNIEVLSGLREGESIVRANYQLQEGPNRGMNILPSFRTRGGRRTHP; this comes from the coding sequence ATGAAAAAAATTTTATTCTTCCTCATTTTGTTAACACTTTTAGCCAGTTTATCCTTTATACTGATTCGAAAATTCTCCCCTTCACCTCAATCTTCACCGCCCGAAATCGTCCAAGTTAAAAGAGGTAATTTGAATGTTACCATTCAAGCCACCGCCACAATCAAACCGGAAAATCGATTAGAAATTAAACCTCCTCTAGCCGGTCGCGCAGAAACGGTAGAAGTCGATTTAGGCGCTAAAGTAAAACAAGGACAAGTTTTAGCGTGGATGAGTTCTTCGGAGCGCGCTGCATTACTCGATGCGGCTCGAGCTAAAGGTTCCAACGAACTCGCTTACTGGCAAGAAATTTATAAAGCCACTCCCTTGGTTGCTCCTCTGGATGGTCTGATTATTTCGCGCAGCTTAGTTCCAGGACAAGTCGTGCAATCTACCGAAACTGTTTTTATCATGTCAGACCGTTTGATTGCACAAGCCGATTTAGATGAAACCGATTTGGGAAAAGTAAAAATGAATCAAAAAGCGGAAGTAACTTTAGACGGTTTTCCAGATATCGCTCTAACTGGCAAGGTTTACAAAATCGCCTACGATTCCGTAACGGTTAACAATGTGACGACTTATCAAGTGGACGTAGAATTCAATAAGATTCCTGAATTTCTTCGCAGTGGCATGACCGCCAACGTAAAATTCCTCATCGAACAACGCAAAAATGTTTTACTCATTCCCGAAGACACCGTGCAAAATCAAAATACTGTTCTCGTTACCGACGGGAAAAATCAAACACCCCGCACAATAAAATTAGGATTAAGCGACGGCCAAAACATTGAAGTTTTATCCGGCTTGCGCGAAGGCGAATCCATCGTGCGCGCGAATTATCAACTGCAAGAAGGTCCGAATCGCGGCATGAACATTTTACCAAGTTTTCGCACACGCGGAGGTCGAAGGACTCATCCATGA
- a CDS encoding 2-hydroxyacid dehydrogenase, whose protein sequence is MSVAFYDTKPYDQLYFSSENKTVAWHFHEFRLEPNTVSTAQGVEAVCLFVNDVANCKCLEKLASFGVKLIALRCAGYNNVDLKAARTLGLSVVRVPAYSPHAVAEHAVALLLTLNRKIHRAYNRVREHNFSLNGLVGFDLCHKTAGIIGTGKIGKIAAQIFRGFQMKVIAYDVFPSPEWAEPLGVNYTDLDSLLSMSDVISLHIPLLPETHHLLNAKTLAKTKPGVFLINTSRGKVIETHALIEFLKSGHLGGVALDVYEEEEGIFFKDLSDQMLQDDELTRLLTFPNVLVTAHQAFLTHEALQEIARVTQENITRFVQKQSFLEGTVL, encoded by the coding sequence ATTTCCGTCGCCTTTTACGATACCAAACCGTATGATCAACTCTACTTTTCAAGCGAAAATAAAACTGTCGCATGGCATTTTCATGAGTTTCGATTAGAACCCAACACCGTTTCTACGGCCCAAGGAGTTGAAGCTGTTTGTCTTTTTGTCAACGACGTCGCCAACTGCAAATGTCTCGAAAAACTTGCCTCCTTCGGCGTCAAACTGATTGCCTTACGTTGCGCGGGTTATAACAATGTCGATTTGAAAGCGGCACGCACCTTAGGACTTTCTGTCGTCCGGGTGCCAGCTTATTCGCCACATGCGGTAGCCGAACATGCTGTGGCACTCTTGCTAACTTTAAACCGAAAAATTCATCGCGCTTACAATCGCGTTCGTGAACATAACTTCTCTTTAAACGGTTTAGTCGGTTTCGACCTTTGCCATAAAACAGCAGGCATTATCGGCACAGGAAAAATTGGAAAAATTGCCGCCCAAATTTTTCGCGGCTTTCAAATGAAAGTCATTGCTTATGATGTTTTCCCCTCACCTGAATGGGCTGAGCCATTGGGTGTAAATTATACCGATTTAGACTCACTACTTTCTATGAGCGATGTGATTTCTTTGCACATTCCTTTATTGCCGGAAACCCATCATCTGCTGAATGCGAAAACCCTGGCTAAAACCAAACCCGGCGTTTTTTTAATTAACACCAGCCGCGGAAAAGTGATTGAAACTCATGCGTTAATCGAATTTTTAAAAAGCGGCCATTTAGGAGGCGTTGCATTGGACGTCTACGAAGAAGAAGAAGGGATTTTTTTCAAAGATCTTTCAGATCAAATGCTGCAAGACGACGAACTAACACGACTTCTCACCTTCCCCAACGTTCTCGTCACTGCCCACCAAGCTTTCTTAACGCATGAAGCCTTACAAGAAATCGCTCGAGTTACTCAAGAAAACATCACGCGTTTTGTTCAGAAACAGTCTTTTTTGGAAGGCACTGTGTTATAA
- a CDS encoding DUF4184 family protein, which produces MPFTGSHPVAVLPLKRWFSQTPYFAALVVGSMSPDFGYFSPIDMNTYYSHTLKGMVFMDWPASVLVLILVLAIRKSFCQLLPNPHRDFLSSFCVKPNFSVKIIFITLFCLLFGALTHVVWDSFTHGLSPIVKQSVWLRKETKLGMPIYRVIQHTSTVVGGLILLLAYRCALKKKGYSFWPLFHASECKRYVLWIVIGALSLGLSFAKNYSRVSSFDEFYNYQVFAFHFVANSITIGLCTVILTLLTWQLFPSFRKKLEL; this is translated from the coding sequence ATGCCCTTCACCGGTAGCCATCCTGTAGCAGTTCTTCCGTTAAAACGTTGGTTTTCGCAAACGCCTTACTTTGCGGCTTTGGTTGTAGGAAGTATGAGTCCGGATTTTGGCTATTTTAGTCCGATTGATATGAATACCTATTACTCTCACACTTTGAAAGGAATGGTTTTCATGGATTGGCCTGCAAGCGTTCTGGTGCTGATTTTAGTATTAGCCATTCGAAAAAGTTTTTGCCAATTATTGCCGAATCCGCATCGCGATTTTTTATCGTCATTTTGTGTAAAACCTAATTTTTCCGTGAAAATAATTTTTATCACCTTATTTTGTTTACTCTTCGGAGCTTTGACTCATGTAGTTTGGGATAGTTTTACGCACGGTTTAAGTCCCATCGTAAAACAAAGTGTCTGGTTACGCAAAGAAACTAAGCTAGGCATGCCCATATATCGCGTAATTCAACACACCAGCACTGTAGTGGGTGGACTCATTCTGTTGCTGGCTTACCGTTGCGCGCTTAAGAAAAAAGGCTACTCCTTTTGGCCACTTTTTCATGCAAGCGAATGCAAACGTTATGTCTTATGGATTGTAATCGGTGCTTTAAGTTTAGGCCTCAGCTTTGCGAAAAATTATTCCCGTGTAAGCTCCTTCGATGAATTTTATAACTATCAAGTGTTCGCTTTTCATTTTGTAGCCAACAGCATTACCATTGGCTTGTGTACAGTGATCCTTACTTTATTGACTTGGCAGCTCTTTCCTTCCTTTCGCAAGAAATTAGAACTCTAA
- a CDS encoding TolC family protein translates to MALFRFFFIALTFVMPSALLAEKMEKIETLTWFNCVKEAARNNPNLESAYQALQSSEATRKASYSAFFPQLSANADLTHSFQPRDNNGSAGDSAPFSSSLALKEYTTDYSANLQLQQLLFDGFRAKGTVDQARAQSRASLAALSQEKAVVSYELKSAFAQLLYAQELITISQDIKKRRDLNYRLIDLRYESGKENKGALLLSKANLSQAQFDLQQAMRNNEVSQRQLSQVMGRDQFRPIQASGYLTTRPVTPIHDFRSLALVTPAHYQLEAQSQAAAAGITIARSDWFPQIHGLGALNARGNDRFPEYDGWSVGVSASLNIFDWGKTYFNVKAARADLLRSLAELRSSDNETELSLAQDYKTLVDAVEHVKIDEERLQAAALRAEIAEKQYRNGLISFQDFETITNDYINLQRTALTSRRDAVIAEANWEQSQGKGVLP, encoded by the coding sequence ATGGCCTTATTTCGATTTTTTTTCATCGCGCTTACTTTTGTAATGCCAAGCGCTCTGCTTGCTGAGAAAATGGAAAAAATCGAAACATTGACTTGGTTCAACTGTGTTAAAGAAGCCGCGAGAAATAATCCTAATTTAGAATCTGCTTATCAAGCCCTACAAAGTTCTGAAGCGACACGCAAAGCGAGCTATAGCGCTTTTTTTCCGCAGCTAAGTGCCAATGCCGATCTTACCCACTCCTTTCAACCACGGGATAACAACGGATCAGCCGGCGATTCTGCCCCCTTCAGCTCCAGCCTCGCTTTAAAAGAATACACCACCGATTATTCGGCTAATTTACAGTTGCAACAACTTTTATTTGACGGATTTCGCGCCAAAGGAACCGTCGATCAAGCACGCGCTCAAAGTCGCGCCTCTCTAGCAGCTCTCAGCCAAGAAAAAGCCGTGGTTAGCTACGAATTAAAAAGCGCTTTTGCCCAATTACTCTATGCTCAAGAACTCATCACCATTTCGCAAGACATCAAAAAACGGCGCGATCTCAATTATCGCCTGATTGATTTGCGTTACGAAAGTGGAAAAGAAAATAAAGGAGCATTACTGTTGAGCAAAGCTAACTTAAGTCAGGCCCAATTCGATTTACAACAAGCCATGCGCAACAATGAAGTTTCTCAACGCCAACTCTCGCAAGTTATGGGTCGCGATCAATTTCGCCCGATTCAAGCTAGCGGTTATCTAACCACTAGACCCGTAACACCCATCCATGATTTTCGCTCCCTTGCTTTAGTCACTCCAGCTCATTACCAATTAGAGGCCCAATCCCAAGCTGCTGCTGCTGGCATTACCATTGCTCGCAGCGATTGGTTCCCTCAAATTCATGGCTTGGGCGCTCTGAACGCTCGAGGCAACGACCGATTCCCAGAATACGATGGTTGGTCAGTCGGCGTTTCTGCTTCTTTAAATATTTTTGATTGGGGTAAAACCTATTTTAATGTCAAAGCCGCTCGCGCCGATCTTTTGCGTTCTTTAGCCGAATTGCGATCTTCCGACAATGAAACGGAACTTTCGCTTGCCCAAGATTACAAAACATTAGTCGACGCTGTCGAACACGTGAAAATTGATGAAGAACGATTACAAGCGGCAGCACTGCGAGCAGAAATTGCAGAAAAACAATATCGCAACGGTTTGATCTCGTTCCAAGATTTTGAAACCATCACAAACGATTATATTAACCTTCAACGCACAGCGTTAACGAGTCGTCGCGATGCTGTTATTGCTGAGGCGAATTGGGAGCAATCTCAAGGAAAAGGAGTTTTACCATGA